One segment of Geomonas ferrireducens DNA contains the following:
- a CDS encoding hypoxanthine-guanine phosphoribosyltransferase — MVLKDMEDIRNKADCLKSEQEVEEALSRMAQEIAERLAGTDPVAFCIMNGGLFVTGKLVDKLPFALELDYLHATRYGAELFGGNLLWKVKPERSLKGRTVLLIDDILDEGVTLAEITKFCQEEGAAQVYTAVLVDKIHDRKAPGAKADFVGLEVEDRFLFGCGMDIAGYWRNLPALYAMKEQNQ, encoded by the coding sequence ATGGTACTCAAGGACATGGAGGACATCCGAAACAAAGCGGATTGTCTCAAGTCGGAGCAGGAAGTCGAGGAGGCGCTGTCACGCATGGCGCAGGAGATCGCGGAGCGCCTGGCGGGAACGGACCCGGTGGCATTCTGCATCATGAACGGCGGGTTGTTCGTGACCGGCAAACTGGTGGACAAGCTCCCCTTTGCCCTGGAGTTGGATTACCTCCACGCCACCCGTTACGGCGCGGAGCTTTTCGGCGGCAACCTGCTCTGGAAGGTGAAGCCGGAACGCTCGCTGAAGGGACGCACGGTGCTCTTGATCGACGACATCCTGGACGAAGGGGTGACGCTCGCCGAGATCACCAAGTTCTGCCAGGAGGAAGGGGCGGCCCAGGTGTACACCGCCGTTCTCGTGGACAAGATACACGACCGCAAGGCGCCCGGCGCCAAGGCCGACTTCGTCGGTCTCGAGGTTGAAGACCGCTTCCTGTTCGGCTGCGGCATGGACATCGCAGGATACTGGCGCAATCTGCCCGCACTCTACGCTATGAAGGAGCAAAACCAGTAA